One genomic window of Haliotis asinina isolate JCU_RB_2024 chromosome 4, JCU_Hal_asi_v2, whole genome shotgun sequence includes the following:
- the LOC137282567 gene encoding arylacetamide deacetylase-like, with protein MYCCSLPFLVGVAVAFAGLSYVMYIPIREGIVDTYQARTGATVSRIMGIVASAAECLGIAKHHTVMRLLSNLAMSDNKPPPDTDEMKVEDYIFDEVPVRLYRPTKAKNPSPSVIYLHGSGWTLLSVDIYDDVVSEFAVRSGYIFISIEYPLAPENPFPIPFEACLKAALHVFTHAETYGVDPQKIAIAGDSAGGNLAAAVALKLSELKDVPKLSFQWLIYPATQAFSFKTPSYIANDDAVPYALQIESMAQYWCNYLGNNTSTMTKAFRTNNHTSRKLKQSIYASYVDSKLLPTKYQSSENTRSDYGDDEISNQIEKVILNPYFAPLMAPDLSAVAPAFVVTAEFDVLRDDGLMYAQRMKDAGVDVVVYNSLGSIHGYLLWVGSMPKYADTDHTIDMFVKYAKKQFK; from the exons ATGTATTGCTGTTCTCTACCGTTCCTCGTGGGCGTGGCAGTGGCCTTTGCTGGTCTGTCCTATGTCATGTACATACCTATCAGGGAGGGCATTGTCGACACCTATCAAGCAAGGACCGGAGCAACTGTTTCAAGAATAATGGGTATAGTG GCTAGCGCAGCAGAATGTCTTGGAATTGCTAAACACCATACCGTGATGAGGCTGTTATCAAATCTAGCCATGTCCGACAACAAACCACCACCcgatacagatgaaatgaag GTAGAAGACTACATCTTTGATGAAGTTCCCGTGAGGCTGTATCGGCCAACAAAAGCCAAGAACCCGTCACCGTCTGTGATATATCTGCATGGTAGCGGCTGGACCTTATTAAGCGTGG atatCTACGACGATGTTGTATCAGAATTTGCAGTGAGATCTGGATATATCTTTATTTCCATTGA GTACCCACTAGCTCCAGAAAATCCGTTCCCAATACCGTTTGAAGCCTGTTTGAAGGCTGCCCTTCACGTCTTCACACACGCAGAGACGTATGGAGTAGATCCACAGAAGATTGCTATAGCAG GAGACAGTGCTGGTGGTAATCTTGCTGCCGCAGTGGCTCTTAAACTCTCGGAGCTGAAGGACGTTCCTAAACTGAGCTTCCAGTGGCTCATCTACCCAGCAACCCAAGCCTTCAGCTTCAAGACACCTTCCTACATTGCCAATGATGATGCAGTACCCTACGCCCTGCAAATCGAATCAATGGCACAGTATTGGTGCAACTACCTGGGCAACAACACATCAACCATGACAAAGGCCTTCAGAACCAACAATCATACTTCTAGGAAGTTAAAACAATCCATATATGCTTCGTACGTTGATTCCAAACTGCTGCCAACGAAATACCAAAGCTCAGAAAATACACGTTCAGACTACGGCGATGATGAGATCTCTAATCAAATCGAGAAGGTTATTTTGAATCCCTACTTTGCACCATTGATGGCACCGGATCTTAGTGCAGTAGCTCCAGCGTTTGTTGTCACAGCCGAGTTTGATGTTCTGAGAGATGATGGTCTGATGTATGCTCAGAGGATGAAGGACGCCGGTGTGGACGTCGTTGTCTACAACTCCCTAGGATCTATACATGGCTATCTGTTATGGGTCGGTTCCATGCCTAAATATGCAGACACTGATCACACAATAGACATGTTTGTGAAGTATGCAAAGAAGCAGTTTAAATGA